The following proteins are co-located in the Rattus norvegicus strain BN/NHsdMcwi chromosome 19, GRCr8, whole genome shotgun sequence genome:
- the LOC134483152 gene encoding uncharacterized protein LOC134483152 isoform X5 produces MFSRLRKRFGRGNVDSGETRVKESGLSSQSNDGQRQHFWGMLNAGRETSSPGTELSKNQAKKEKERLIKELQLITEERNDLRDRLRFLTERSMKNRPHFRPNPYYEDLERMEEAVMSILHNLEMENTEVHENNHKLKKEITFSR; encoded by the exons atgttttcccgtcttcgcaagcgttttgggagggggaacgttgattctggagagactagagtgaaggagtctggcctttcatctcaaagtaatgatggacaaagacagcacttctggggaatgttga acgctgggagagaaacatcatcccctggcactgaactaagcaagaatcaggccaagaaggaaaaggagaggctgattaaagagctgcagctcattaccgaggagagaaatgacctgagagatcgcctgaggtttctgacagagagatccatgaagaacag gccacacttcaggccaaatccatattatgaagacctggagagaatggaggaggcagtcatgtcaattctgcacaacttagagatggagaacactgaggtccatgagaacaaccataagctgaagaaggagattaccttctctaggtaa
- the LOC134483149 gene encoding LOW QUALITY PROTEIN: DNA-directed RNA polymerase II subunit GRINL1A-like (The sequence of the model RefSeq protein was modified relative to this genomic sequence to represent the inferred CDS: deleted 1 base in 1 codon) — translation MCSLPRGFEPPVPEDVGQQSLIELQERLRRQERLLRKEKFICKLPDKGKKISDTTAKLKAAISESEEVRGRTELLHPVSVDCKLRHKATTRVDTDIDKAQNSDLMLDTSSLVPECSSVDIESSKTTSETQGPTQLTHKGNEETLETGCTVSTSPSVSITAQAPPSEVNEHLPQHSSQEEEVSSSVDSLFITKLQKITTADQTEPSEENTSTENFPELQSETPKKPHYMTVLEMRARNPVPPPHKFKTNVLPTQQSDSPSHCQRAQSPASSEERRGRARQHLDDVTAARLLLLHPLPAQLLSKEELLALQKEQKQNYEKMRAKLAAQKLAERLNITMQSYNPEGESSGRYREVRDEDDAQSSDEC, via the exons ATGTGCTCCCTGCCCCGAGGCTTCGagcccccagttcctgaggacGTGGGGCAGCAGAGTTTG ATTGAGCTGCAGGAGAGGTTGAGGCGCCAGGAGAGACTTTTgcgcaaagaaaaattcatttgcaaattgcccgacaaaggtaaaaagatctcagacaccactgccaaactgaaagctgccatttcagaaagtgaagaggtcagagggagaactgaactacttcatcctgtcagtgttgactgtaagctaaggcataaagcaaccacaagagttgataccgacatagacaaggcccagaattctgacctgatgcttgatacttcatcattagttcctgaatgttcgtcagtagacattgaatcatctaaaacaacctcagaaactcagggacctacacagctcactcacaaaggcaatgaagagactttggagactggctgcacagtgagtaccAGCCCATCTGTCAGcatcacagcccaggctcccccatctgaagttaatgaacatctcccccagcattcaagtcaagaggaagaggtttccagcagcgtcgacagtctgtttatcactaaattgcaaaagatcacaactgcagaccagactgaaccctcagaagaaaacaccagcactgagaactttccagaactgcagagtgagactcctaagaagcctcattacatgacagtgctagaaatgcgagctagaaacccagtgccccctcctcataagtttaagaccaatgtgttacccacacaacagagtgactcaccaagtcattgtcagagggctcagtctcctgcttcctcagaagagcGGCGAGGCAGGGCTaggcagcatcttgatgatgtcacagcagctcgccttcttctgctccaccccctgcctgcacagctgctctccaaAGAAGAGTTGCTGGctctgcagaaagagcagaagcagaattatgagaagatgcgggcaaagctcgcagcacagaaactagctgagagactgaatattacaatgcagagctacaatccagaaggggagtcttcagggagataccgagaagtgagggatgaagatgatgcccagtcCTCGGACGAATGCTGA
- the LOC134483534 gene encoding disks large homolog 5-like: MFARLLRRFGRVDVDREESRVKQMKPKEACRQTTSPENVLNKVQANEEEERLNRELELTTKERNELTDRLLYVTGGSMSKSPYFRPNPFYENLKIKEKEVMSLLHNLDTKNTEHHEKFQELKKEINFYRNLHSRLLMDQACMKKLVTLKQESKELQRYLFELNPNDEDEQEKTSNLQTQQNVVGTSS, encoded by the exons atgtttgcccgtcttctcaggcgctttgggagagttgatgttgatagagaagagtctagagtgaagcaaatgaaacctaaag aggcctgcagacagacgacatcccctgaaaatgtcctaaacaaggtgcaggccaacgaggaagaggagaggctgaatagagaactggagctaactaccaaggagagaaatgagctgacagatcgcctcctttatgtgacaggtggatccatgagcaagag cccctacttcaggccaaatccattttatgaaaacttgaagataaaggagaaagaggtcatgtcattactgcacaacttagacacaaagaacactgAACATcatgagaaatttcaggagctcaagaaggagattaacttctatcg caacctgcacagccggctcctgatggaccaggcatgtatgaagaagttggtcacattgaagcaggagagcaaggagttacagcgatatttgtttgagttgaacccgaatgatgaagacgaacaggagaagaccagcaacctccagacccagcaaaatgtggtaggaacaagcagctga